The following are encoded together in the Sandaracinaceae bacterium genome:
- a CDS encoding SPFH domain-containing protein translates to MIQVIRERRARTLNGWLVLPALLGGLPLSLIGVEAGHGVGVGASLLLFALCFIGLRGLFVVQPNQARVLQLFGAYRGTVRDAGLRFTNPFYSKTRVSVRVRNFESPRLKVNDSDGNPVEIAAVVVWRVSDSAEALFHVDSYEHFVAVQSEAALRNLAALFPYDVHTEGDVALRSHPQEVAEQLREEIQDRLSAAGVEVIESRISHLAYAPEIASAMLQRQQASAIVSARQTIVEGAVGMVETALEELRARQIVALDDEARASLVSNLLVVLCSDNAATPVVQAGAAKR, encoded by the coding sequence GTGATCCAGGTCATTCGCGAGCGCCGCGCGCGCACGCTCAACGGTTGGCTCGTGCTGCCCGCGCTGCTGGGCGGCTTGCCGCTGTCGCTCATCGGCGTCGAGGCGGGGCACGGGGTGGGGGTGGGCGCGAGCCTGCTGCTCTTCGCGCTGTGCTTCATCGGTCTGCGCGGCCTGTTCGTCGTGCAGCCGAACCAGGCGCGCGTGCTCCAGCTCTTCGGCGCGTACCGCGGCACGGTGCGCGACGCGGGCCTGCGCTTCACCAACCCGTTCTACTCGAAGACCCGCGTCTCGGTGCGCGTGCGCAACTTCGAGTCCCCGCGCCTCAAGGTCAACGACTCGGACGGCAACCCGGTCGAGATCGCGGCCGTCGTCGTCTGGCGCGTGTCGGACAGCGCCGAGGCGCTCTTCCACGTCGACAGCTACGAGCACTTCGTGGCCGTGCAGAGCGAGGCCGCGCTGCGCAACCTCGCGGCGCTCTTCCCCTACGACGTGCACACGGAGGGCGACGTCGCGCTCCGCAGCCACCCGCAGGAGGTGGCCGAGCAGCTTCGCGAGGAGATCCAGGATCGCCTGAGCGCGGCGGGGGTCGAGGTCATCGAGTCCCGCATCAGCCACCTGGCGTACGCCCCGGAGATCGCGAGCGCGATGCTCCAGCGTCAGCAGGCGAGCGCGATCGTCAGCGCCCGGCAGACCATCGTCGAGGGCGCGGTGGGCATGGTGGAGACCGCGCTCGAGGAGCTGCGCGCGCGCCAGATCGTCGCGCTCGACGACGAGGCCCGCGCGAGCCTCGTGAGCAACCTGCTCGTGGTGCTCTGCTCGGACAACGCCGCCACCCCGGTCGTGCAAGCGGGCGCGGCCAAGCGCTGA